In the Thermoanaerobaculia bacterium genome, ACGCATCCTCGAGCACAGGAGCGCCGGTCGTCTTCGTCACGAACCGGTGCCCTTCCATCCCGCGCTTCTCCGCTTTCGCGAAATGCCCGGCCGCGTCCTTCTGCCCCGACTTCAGGATCGAGACGGCGAAGACCTTGGATTCTTCGATGAGCTGTCTCGTGAGCGCCTCCTTCTCGACCGCGAGCGCGACGATTTCCGGCTCGAACGAGACCTGCGTCAGCCAGTTCGCCGTCATCGCGTGGTCGCCTTCCCGGCCGCGGGTTCCAACGACGTAGAGGCCGTAGGAGATCTGGGAGAGCGGCGTTTTCGGTTTCGCCATGGCTCGTACCTCCTCTCCGGCATCGTACCGCCGGAATCGCCCGTCGCGCCTCGCGCGGTCGCATGTCGCGCGACTCCCGCCGACGAATCGAGAGTGAAGTCGGGCCACCGACTCTCGGACTCGTGACTCGCGGACTCG is a window encoding:
- a CDS encoding flavin reductase family protein, with protein sequence MAKPKTPLSQISYGLYVVGTRGREGDHAMTANWLTQVSFEPEIVALAVEKEALTRQLIEESKVFAVSILKSGQKDAAGHFAKAEKRGMEGHRFVTKTTGAPVLEDASAYLDCRVVDSKPVGDHVLFFGEVVDSGMLDEKAEALSLKETGWRYGG